The following proteins are co-located in the Pleurocapsa minor HA4230-MV1 genome:
- a CDS encoding anion permease: protein MSKASTSKEADNKARLSETNIWSRFEKPQAITTRPPKRKFRWVVDAVLPITLSLLAGIIVLLPTSLPTEGRLSLFAFAIAIILWSTTSLNAAYVALAAVILLILSGGSDQEKLFEALESDVIWLMIGAFILGGAVQQTGLAARLTQVVVSKAHTVGKVFWLMTTILIPLAFVIPSTSGRAAVVIPVFRSIVNATGDRKITRALALLMPTVILVSTISTLIAASSHLIAIDLLDEIADVNLSYTQWVVYGFPFGVIASYLSCWVVMHLFLDKKRRQRPLEITKQKQKSFSRAEKTTLVVVMVMVVLWLTESWHGLEIATVTVIGALVLTAPGIGAIAWKDGLKAVSWNLIIFVGAALVLGEALIESDAAQWIIDRLFVASGIVGADSRLLILLVLSLISLTSHIYMTSHSARAVALVPALLYLGNSLQLNPVAVLFISTVGMDYCLTFPVSSKALLMFQELEEETYKPSDLLRLSSVLLLVHLGLIILFYYTYWNWIGLQL, encoded by the coding sequence ATGAGTAAAGCTTCTACCAGCAAAGAAGCAGATAACAAGGCGAGATTGAGCGAGACTAACATTTGGTCACGCTTTGAAAAACCACAAGCAATTACTACAAGACCACCAAAACGAAAGTTTCGCTGGGTTGTGGATGCTGTATTGCCGATAACGCTATCGCTTCTGGCTGGAATTATTGTTTTATTACCAACTTCATTGCCAACTGAAGGGCGTTTGTCGTTATTTGCTTTTGCAATAGCGATAATTCTTTGGTCTACGACATCGTTGAATGCAGCTTATGTTGCTTTGGCAGCAGTTATTTTACTAATTCTCTCTGGCGGTAGCGACCAAGAAAAACTCTTTGAAGCACTAGAATCAGATGTCATTTGGCTGATGATTGGTGCTTTTATCTTGGGTGGGGCAGTACAGCAAACTGGTTTGGCTGCCCGCTTGACTCAAGTTGTTGTTTCCAAAGCGCATACTGTTGGAAAGGTTTTTTGGTTAATGACAACTATCCTAATTCCCTTAGCTTTTGTCATACCATCTACTTCTGGCAGGGCAGCTGTCGTTATTCCAGTTTTTCGTAGTATAGTCAATGCCACGGGCGATCGCAAAATTACCCGTGCTTTAGCTTTGTTGATGCCTACCGTCATTTTAGTATCGACAATTTCTACTTTAATTGCTGCTAGTTCCCATTTAATCGCGATCGATCTGCTTGATGAAATTGCTGATGTCAACCTTTCCTACACTCAATGGGTAGTTTATGGATTTCCTTTTGGAGTAATTGCCAGCTATCTTTCTTGCTGGGTGGTAATGCACCTGTTTTTGGATAAAAAACGTCGCCAACGCCCACTAGAAATAACCAAACAAAAGCAAAAATCCTTTTCTCGTGCTGAAAAAACAACCTTAGTTGTAGTTATGGTCATGGTGGTACTATGGCTTACGGAAAGCTGGCACGGCTTGGAGATTGCCACCGTCACCGTTATCGGTGCGCTAGTGTTAACTGCCCCAGGCATCGGTGCGATCGCTTGGAAAGATGGATTGAAAGCAGTTTCGTGGAATCTGATTATTTTTGTTGGTGCTGCTTTAGTTTTGGGAGAGGCGTTAATCGAGTCAGATGCAGCCCAATGGATTATCGATCGCCTGTTTGTAGCCAGTGGTATTGTTGGGGCTGATTCTCGCTTATTAATTTTGCTGGTATTGTCTTTAATCTCGCTTACTTCGCATATTTACATGACTTCTCATTCGGCGAGGGCAGTAGCGTTAGTACCAGCATTGTTATATCTAGGGAATAGTTTGCAATTAAATCCAGTCGCCGTTTTATTTATCAGCACAGTGGGGATGGATTATTGTCTTACTTTTCCAGTGAGTTCCAAAGCCTTGTTGATGTTTCAGGAACTAGAAGAAGAAACCTACAAACCATCGGATCTATTGCGTCTGAGTTCAGTACTACTGTTGGTTCATCTGGGATTAATTATTTTGTTTTATTACACTTACTGGAACTGGATCGGCTTGCAATTATAG